From a single Eretmochelys imbricata isolate rEreImb1 chromosome 13, rEreImb1.hap1, whole genome shotgun sequence genomic region:
- the ZNF219 gene encoding zinc finger protein 219 — MEEVDSRSPSPHKAVDSSPASCAALPSPPPQQELPPSPLPEGLSPGEGDNPAFNGELDLQRYFNGPGPALGAGGGRKARPYPCAVCGKRFRFNSILALHTRIHASETPFTCPYCGHRAAQRGLLRLHLRSHRPEACARLSHQSRLLLELEERALLRRGPPAASEGEEEEEEEEEEEPPPLPIPPPAPPPAPPSPPPPLPPPSFRCPFCKGKFRTLGERERHLRILHQPYKCGQCPFAAAQEGELQRHSREAHAPPAPPAPAAPPPAEFRCQVCGQAFTQSWFLKGHMRKHKDSFDHKCQVCGRCFKEPWFLKNHMKVHLSKLGLKGERAAAVPAAGGKPKAPRGLLLGYEALYPAFLPPPDKAEQGSFLGYLELRPPGDASCAERLQATARAVESGQEVAAQPWGERRRHSGGEMAREEGGAGVGQHRCPDCARAFATYQQMALHSRSHRPQDGDWARGRALGALASLHAAAGHGLPTDGGGGSNAGSGWGAALSSPGIQEEKGLRGGALRPDGGRGTSGKDCPYCGKTFRSSHHLKVHLRVHTGERPYKCPHCDYAGTQSGSLKYHLQRHHREQKNSTGAGAAGGLEPRGRPAPSAPAKPPAFPPELLLQAAEKYRGAFLPQAWGTASHEPLPRPSRRKPACAGRALRNGRADFEPLDLSLRPALEGVPPGELTLHRCLFCPFATSAPELMALHLQVHHSRKARGRRPVTAPPARPHACLGQDGEQPPLHPQDEGPGVGEEPPTAVPHMSQQPPGAPMDTEPSERQGELELVLA; from the exons ATGGAG GAGGTGGACTCCCGGTCGCCGTCCCCACACAAGGCGGTGgactccagccctgccagctgtGCGGCCCTGccgtctcccccaccccagcaggagcTGCCGCCGTCCCCCCTGCCCGAGGGGCTGTCCCCTGGCGAGGGCGACAACCCGGCCTTCAACGGAGAGCTGGACCTGCAGCGGTACTTCAACGGGCCGGGGCCCGCgctgggggcgggcggggggcgcaAAGCCCGGCCCTACCCCTGCGCCGTCTGCGGCAAGCGCTTCCGCTTCAACAGCATCCTGGCACTGCACACGCGGATCCACGCCAGCGAGACCCCCTTCACCTGCCCCTACTGCGGGCACCGCGCTGCCCAGCGCGGCCTCCTGCGGCTCCACCTCCGCTCCCACCGCCCCGAGGCCTGCGCCCGCCTCAGCCACCAGAGCcgcctgctgctggagctggaggagcggGCGCTGCTTCGACGGGGCCCGCCAGCCGCCAGcgagggggaggaagaagaggaggaagaggaggaggaggaaccccCCCCACTGCCTATCCCcccgccagccccaccccctgcccccccgtcacccccaccgccactgcctccccccagctTCCGCTGCCCCTTCTGCAAAGGCAAGTTCCGGACGCTGGGCGAGCGGGAGCGACACCTGCGGATCCTGCACCAGCCCTACAAGTGTGGGCAGTGCCCCTTTGCCGCCGCCCAGGAGGgggagctgcagcggcacagccgGGAGGCCCACGCCCCCCCGGCGCCTCCGGCCCCCGCCGCGCCGCCCCCCGCCGAGTTCCGCTGCCAGGTGTGCGGCCAGGCCTTCACCCAGTCCTGGTTCCTCAAGGGGCACATGCGCAAACACAAGGACTCCTTCGACCACAAGTGCCAGGTCTGCGGGCGCTGCTTCAAGGAGCCCTGGTTCCTCAAGAACCACATGAAGGTGCATCTCAGCAAGCTGGGGCTGAAGGGGGAGCGGGCTGCGGCCGTGCCAGCAGCCGGCGGGAAGCCCAAGGCGCctcgggggctgctgctgggctaCGAGGCGCTGTATCCCGCCTTCCTGCCGCCCCCGGACAAGGCCGAGCAGGGCTCCTTCCTGGGCTACCTGGAGCTGCGTCCACCGGGCGACGCCAGCTGCGCCGAACGGCTCCAGGCCACGGCCCGCGCAGTGGAGAGCGGGCAGGAGGTGGCGGCCCAGCCGTGGGGGGAGCGCCGGCGGCACAGCGGGGGCGAGATGGCCAGGGAGGAGGGTGGCGCCGGCGTGGGACAGCACCGCTGCCCCGACTGCGCCCGGGCCTTTGCCACCTACCAGCAGATGGCCCTACACAGCCGCAGCCACCGGCCCCAGGATGGCGACTGGGCCAGGGGCCGGGCCCTGGGGGCGCTGGCCTCGCTCCATGCGGCAGCGGGACACGGGCTGCCCACGGACGGCGGGGGAGGCTCCAACGCAGGCAGTGGCTGGGGTGCGGCCCTGTCCAGCCCGGGGATACAGG AGGAGAAGGGGCTGCGCGGGGGGGCCCTGCGTCCGGATGGGGGCCGTGGCACGTCAGGCAAAGACTGTCCATACTGTGGGAAAACCTTCCGCTCCTCCCACCATCTCAAGGTTCATCTGCGCGTCCACACAG GCGAGCGCCCCTACAAGTGCCCACACTGCGACTACGCTGGCACCCAGTCCGGCTCTCTCAAGTACCACCTGCAGCGCCACCACCGCGAGCAGAAGAACAGCACTGGTGCCGGGGCGGCCGGGGGCTTGGAGCCGAGGGGCCGCCCCGCCCCCAGTGCTCCCGCCAAGCCGCCCGCCTTCCCGCCGGAGCTGCTCCTGCAGGCCGCCGAGAAGTACCGCGGGGCCTTCCTGCCGCAGGCCTGGGGCACGGCCAGCCACGAGCCCCTGCCCCGACCGTCCCGCCGCAAGCCGGCCTGCGCTGGCCGAGCCCTGCGCAACGGCCGAGCCGACTTCGAGCCACTGGACCTGTCGCTGCGGCCGGCGCTAGAGGGGGTGCCGCCTGGTGAGCTCACCCTGCACCGATGCCTCTTCTGCCCCTTTGCCACCTCCGCACCTGAGCTCATGGCCCTGCACCTGCAGGTCCACCACAGCCGCAAGGCCCGGGGGCGCCGCCCTGTCACGGCCCCCCCCGCACGGCCCCACGCCTgcctggggcaggatggggagcagcccccactgcacccccaggacGAGGGGCCTGGAGTTGGGGAAGAGCCCCCCACCGCCGTGCCCCACATGTCCCAACAGCCCCCCGGAGCCCCTATGGACACGGAGCCCAGTGAGAGGCaaggggagctggagctggtgcTGGCTTGA
- the LOC144273917 gene encoding uncharacterized protein LOC144273917: MAAAEPAPGRDSQRAAEGCSVPLPDPASWVEGENVWVLELQPYSDPSGDEAVKLEPQGPFLRSAVRAGKQEMPKPGIAGMLEPEGPFLRSAVRAGKQDMLKPGVGGMLEPEGRFLRSTVRTVKQEVQEPGVAGVLEPEGPFLRSTVRAVKQETLEPEGPFLRSAVRATKQEMPEPGVTGMLESERPFLRSAVRAVKQEMLEPGIAGMLEPEGPFQRSAGENIPWIPEQGRAGGSQHRAVRRNPPRRRQGKNSRYDPPPGRQGGSPLRDITVPQSAAAGGPPHTCATCGKSFSRRSKLSSHQRNHTGDKPHSCGDCGKGFLWRSDLLRHQLMHTGERPHHCPQCGRGFSRASRLLQHQRVHTEASHGMEGSPVPSALQGVHGEPGHGVGQSLGLSEGLGVHTEPGHGVGRSPGLSEGLGVHTEPGHRVGRSPGLSEGLGVHTEPGHRVGRSPGLSEGLGVHTEPDHGVSEGREVHGEPGHRVGQSPGLSEGLGVHTEPDHSMGRSTGLSEGRGVHVEPSHGVVRSLGLSEGLGVHAEPGHGAERTWALTTLQRSHVEPAHGGEGNVAQSPTLFALQGVHGEPCHGAGWSPVLTTLQGVHVEPGHRVGRSPGLSEGLGVHTEPGHGVGRNPGLSEGLGVHAEPGHGVGRSPGLNEGLGVHMEPGNGAERTWALTTLQGVHTEPCHGAGWSPMMTTLQRSHVEPAHGGEGNVAQSPTLFALQGVHGEPCPGAGWSPVLTTLQGVHAEPGHGARWSPVLTTLQGVHMEPCHGAGWSPVLTTLQGVHAEPGHGPGWSPMLTTLQGVHAEPGHGAGWSPMLTTLQGVHAEPGHRAGWSPVLTTLPGVHGEPCHGQEWSPALSALQGIHGEPSHSPEGNPALIALQRVHTEPWDSAEGNVAQCPTLFALQRIQAEPCYSTEGPTAQRLELIVLQRVHGESCHGAEGSSGLIARQGVHGEPCHGTEQSPALSAVQTVHGQPCHGTEQSPALSAVQTVHGQPCHGTEQSPALSAVQTVHGQPCHGTEQNPALSAVQTVHGQPCHGTEQNPALSAVQTVHGQPCHGTEQNPALSAVQTVHGQPCHGTEQSPALSAVQTVHGQPCHGTEQNPALSAVQTVHGETCHGAESPVAQSLALAALQCLQAGEAQCVIGERGGGLAETPPSPAALVQDNPFQCPECRKCFGRSSYLVKHRRIHGAGKPHQCPQCGKCFSQRSYLCKHRRIHAAAAGKPHECALCGKRFSLRSYLCKHRRIHTR, from the exons ATGGCTGCGGCAGAGCCCGCTCCGGGAAGGGACTCTCAGCGAGCTGCAG AAGGATGCTCTGTCCCCCTGCCAGACCCGGCGTCCTGGGTGGAAGGGGAGAATGTGTGGGTGCTGGAGCTGCAGCCCTACAGCGATCCCAGTG GTGATGAAGCGGTAAAGCTGGAGCCGCAGGGGCCCTTCCTGAGAAGCGCTGTGAGGGCTGGAAAGCAGGAGATGCCGAAGCCAGGCATAGCAGGGATGCTGGAGCCGGAGGGACCATTCCTGAGAAGCGCTGTGAGGGCTGGAAAGCAGGACATGCTGAAGCCAGGCGTAGGAGGGATGCTGGAGCCGGAGGGGCGCTTCCTGAGAAGCACAGTGAGGACTGTAAAGCAGGAGGTGCAGGAGCCAGGCGTAGCAGGGGTGCTGGAGCCAGAGGGGCCATTCTTGAGAAGCACAGTGAGGGCTGTAAAGCAGGAGACATTGGAGCCAGAGGGGCCGTTCCTGAGAAGCGCTGTGAGGGCTACAAAGCAGGAGATGCCGGAGCCAGGCGTAACAGGGATGTTGGAGTCGGAGAGGCCCTTCTTGAGAAGTGCTGTGAGGGCTGTAAAGCAGGAGATGCTGGAGCCAGGCATAGCAGGGATGCTGGAGCCAGAGGGGCCATTCCAGAGAAGTGCTGGAGAGAATATTCCCTGGATCCcggagcagggcagagctggcgGAAGCCAGCACCGGGCAGTGAGGAGGAACCCTCCACGGAGGAGGCAGGGTAAGAACAGCCGCTATGACCCCCCGCCGGGGAGGCAAGGGGGCAGCCCCCTGCGGGACATCACTGTGCCCCAGAGCGCAGCTGCAGGGGGGCCGCCCCACACGTGTGCCACCTGCGGAAAGAGTTTCAGCCGCCGCTCCAAGCTGAGCTCCCACCAGAGGAACCACACTGGAGACAAACCCCACAGCTGTGGGGACTGTGGGAAGGGCTTCCTGTGGCGCTCAGACCTGCTCCGACACCAGCTCATGCACACGGGGGAGCGTCCCCACCACTGCCCCCAGTGTGGCCGCGGCTTCAGCCGGGCTTCACGGCTCCTGCAGCATCAGAGAGTGCATACGGAAGCCAGCCATGGAATGGAGGGCAGCCCGGTGCCGAGTGCGCTGCAGGGAGTCCACGGGGAGCCTGGCCACGGagtggggcagagcctggggctgagtgAGGGGCTGGGAGTCCACACGGAGCCTGGCCACGGAGTGGGGCGGAGCCCGGGGCTGAGTGAGGGGCTGGGAGTCCACACGGAGCCTGGCCACAGAGTGGGGCGGAGCCCGGGGCTGAGTGAGGGGCTGGGAGTCCACACAGAGCCTGGCCACAGAGTGGGGCGGAGCCCGGGGCTGAGTGAGGGGCTGGGAGTCCACACAGAGCCTGACCACGGAGTGAGTGAGGGCCGGGAAGTCCACGGGGAGCCTGGCCACAGAGtggggcagagcccggggctgaGTGAAGGGCTGGGAGTCCACACAGAGCCTGACCACAGCATGGGGCGGAGCACGGGGCTGAGTGAGGGCCGGGGAGTTCATGTGGAGCCCAGCCATGGAGTGGTAcggagcctggggctgagtgaGGGGCTGGGAGTCCATGCGGAGCCTGGCCATGGAGCAGAGAGGACCTGGGCTCTGACTACGCTGCAGAGAAGCCATGTGGAGCCTGCCCATGGAGGGGAGGGCAATGTGGCACAGAGCCCAACCTTGTTTGCACTGCAGGGAGTCCATGGAGAACCTTGCCACGGAGCAGGGTGGAGCCCGGTGCTCACTACACTGCAGGGTGTCCACGTGGAGCCTGGCCACAGAGTGGGGCGGAGCCCGGGGCTGAGTGAGGGGCTGGGAGTCCACACAGAGCCTGGCCATGGAGTGGGGCGGAACCCGGGGCTGAGTGAGGGGCTGGGAGTTCACGCAGAGCCTGGCCATGGAGTGGGGCGGAGCCCAGGGCTGAATGAGGGGCTGGGAGTCCACATGGAGCCCGGCAATGGAGCAGAGAGGACCTGGGCTCTGACTACGCTGCAGGGAGTCCATACAGAGCCCTGCCATGGGGCGGGGTGGAGCCCAATGATGACTACATTGCAGAGAAGCCATGTGGAGCCTGCCCATGGAGGGGAGGGCAATGTGGCACAGAGCCCAACCTTGTTTGCACTGCAGGGAGTCCATGGAGAGCCCTGCCCTGGAGCGGGGTGGAGCCCAGTGCTCACTACACTGCAGGGCGTCCACGCAGAGCCAGGCCATGGAGCGAGGTGGAGCCCAGTGCTAACTACATTGCAGGGAGTCCACATGGAACCCTGCCACGGAGCAGGGTGGAGCCCGGTGCTCACTACGCTGCAGGGCGTCCACGCAGAGCCAGGCCATGGACCGGGGTGGAGCCCGATGCTCACTACACTGCAGGGTGTCCATGCAGAGCCAGGCCACGGAGCAGGGTGGAGCCCAATGCTCACTACACTGCAGGGCGTCCATGCAGAGCcaggccacagagcagggtggagCCCTGTGCTCACTACGCTGCCGGGTGTCCACGGAGAGCCCTGCCATGGACAAGAATGGAGCCCAGCCCTGAGTGCATTGCAGGGCATCCACGGGGAGCCCAGCCACAGCCCAGAAGGGAACCCGGCGCTGATTGCCTTGCAGAGGGTCCACACGGAGCCCTGGGACAGCGCAGAGGGTAATGTGGCACAATGCCCAACCTTGTTTGCACTGCAGAGAATTCAGGCAGAGCCCTGCTACAGCACTGAGGGACCCACGGCCCAGAGGCTGGAGCTGATTGTGCTGCAGAGAGTCCACGGGGAGTCCTGCCATGGAGCAGAGGGGAGTTCAGGCCTGATTGCCCGGCAGGGAGTCCATGGGGAGCCCTGCCACGgcaccgagcagagcccggcacTGAGTGCAGTGCAGACAGTCCACGGGCAGCCCTGCCACGgcaccgagcagagcccggcacTGAGTGCAGTGCAGACAGTCCACGGGCAGCCCTGCCACGgcaccgagcagagcccggcacTGAGTGCAGTGCAGACAGTCCACGGGCAGCCCTGCCACGGCACCGAGCAGAACCCGGCACTGAGTGCAGTGCAGACAGTCCACGGGCAGCCCTGCCACGGCACCGAGCAGAACCCGGCACTGAGTGCAGTGCAGACAGTCCACGGGCAGCCCTGCCACGGCACCGAGCAGAACCCGGCACTGAGTGCAGTGCAGACAGTCCATGGGCAGCCCTGCCACGgcaccgagcagagcccggcacTGAGTGCAGTGCAGACAGTCCACGGGCAGCCCTGCCACGGCACTGAGCAGAACCCGGCACTGAGTGCAGTGCAGACAGTCCACGGGGAAACCTGCCACGGAGCAGAGAGTCCCGTGGCCCAGAGCCTGGCACTGGCTGCGCTGCAGTGTCTCCAGGCTGGAGAGGCTCAATGTGTCATTGGTGAGCGAGGGGGAGGCCTGGCTgagacccccccatcccccgcagccTTGGTGCAGGATAATCCCTTCCAATGTCCTGAATGCCGAAAGTGCTTCGGCCGCAGCTCGTACCTGGTGAAGCACCGCCGGATCCACGGGGCGGGGAAGCCCCACCAGTGCCCCCAGTGTGGCAAGTGCTTCAGCCAGCGCTCATACCTCTGCAAGCACCGCCGCATCCATGCCGCCGCAGCCGGCAAACCCCACGAGTGTGCGCTGTGCGGCAAGCGCTTCAGCCTTCGGTCCTACCTCTGCAAACACCGCCGCATCCACACGAGATAG